From Streptomyces chrestomyceticus JCM 4735, one genomic window encodes:
- a CDS encoding NtaA/DmoA family FMN-dependent monooxygenase (This protein belongs to a clade of FMN-dependent monooxygenases, within a broader family of flavin-dependent oxidoreductases, the luciferase-like monooxygenase (LMM) family, some of whose members use coenzyme F420 rather than FMN.), with protein sequence MHLAAHFPGVNNTTVWTDPRAGSQIDFASFEHLARTAERGRFDFFFLAEGLRLREHKGRIHDLDVLGRPESITVLNALAAVTDRLGLAATVNTTFNEPYELARRLATLDHLSAGRAAWNVVTTSDAFTGENFRRGGYLDHADRYTRAAEFVATARELWDSWTAGGVPRPVTHHGPHFRVRGAFTLPRSPQGHPVIIQAGDSAAGRDFAAATADIVFTGWGSGGRPPGKCSTRHSTLAAGQEFYADVKGRLAAHGRTADSLKIMPGVTFVLGDTAADAQERAATIRRQQVSPQNALLALEQVWGVDLSGYDPDGPLPDIDPDPESQLAQGRVRLADPKALADRWRALSEAKGLSIRETVIETTGRQSFVGTPAAVAEEMTAYVAARAADGFILVPHLTPGGLDDFVDRVVPLLQERGVLRTEYAGTTLRSHLGLPDPVRPVGKD encoded by the coding sequence ATGCACCTGGCGGCGCACTTCCCCGGCGTCAACAACACCACCGTCTGGACCGACCCGAGGGCCGGTTCGCAGATCGACTTCGCCTCCTTCGAACACCTCGCCCGGACCGCCGAGCGCGGCCGCTTCGACTTCTTCTTCCTCGCCGAGGGGCTGCGGCTGCGCGAGCACAAGGGCCGCATCCACGACCTCGACGTGCTGGGCCGCCCGGAGTCGATCACCGTACTGAACGCGCTGGCGGCCGTCACCGACCGGCTGGGCCTGGCCGCCACCGTCAACACCACCTTCAACGAGCCCTACGAGCTGGCCCGGCGGCTGGCAACCCTGGACCACCTGAGCGCGGGCCGCGCAGCCTGGAACGTGGTCACCACCTCCGACGCGTTCACCGGCGAGAACTTCCGCCGCGGCGGCTATCTCGACCACGCCGACCGCTACACCCGGGCCGCCGAGTTCGTCGCCACCGCCCGCGAACTGTGGGACTCCTGGACGGCCGGGGGCGTGCCGCGGCCGGTCACCCACCACGGCCCGCACTTCCGCGTCCGGGGCGCCTTCACCCTCCCGCGCAGCCCGCAGGGCCACCCCGTCATCATCCAGGCGGGCGACTCGGCGGCCGGTCGCGACTTCGCCGCCGCCACCGCCGATATCGTCTTCACCGGCTGGGGGTCCGGGGGTCGTCCCCCGGGTAAATGCAGCACTCGGCACAGCACGCTCGCGGCCGGTCAGGAGTTCTACGCCGACGTCAAGGGCCGGCTGGCCGCCCACGGCCGTACCGCCGACTCCCTCAAGATCATGCCCGGGGTCACCTTCGTCCTCGGCGACACCGCGGCCGACGCTCAGGAACGGGCCGCCACGATCCGCCGGCAGCAGGTCTCGCCGCAGAACGCCCTGCTGGCCCTGGAACAGGTCTGGGGTGTGGACCTGTCCGGGTACGACCCGGACGGGCCGCTGCCGGACATCGACCCGGACCCCGAATCCCAGCTCGCGCAGGGCCGCGTCCGGCTCGCCGACCCGAAGGCGCTCGCCGACCGCTGGCGGGCGCTGTCCGAGGCCAAGGGCCTGTCCATCCGGGAGACCGTGATCGAGACGACCGGGCGGCAGTCCTTCGTCGGCACCCCCGCCGCCGTCGCCGAGGAGATGACCGCCTACGTGGCGGCCCGCGCCGCGGACGGCTTCATCCTCGTACCGCATCTGACCCCCGGCGGACTGGACGACTTCGTCGACCGGGTGGTGCCGTTGCTCCAGGAGCGCGGCGTGCTGCGGACGGAATACGCGGGCACGACCCTGCGCTCACATCTGGGGCTGCCGGATCCGGTACGTCCCGTAGGGAAGGACTGA